From the Psychrobacillus sp. FSL K6-4046 genome, one window contains:
- a CDS encoding DUF6434 domain-containing protein gives MRPQLTKDINIEKFKQYYWLKEELQAFCREHLISPAGSKGEIANRIEVFLHSGEILQPVRRAKISKVDEPLSLDTVITEGHRCSQQVRAFFQEAIGPKFHFSTYIQNYFKNNIGNTYRDAVNAWMEEEERKRDPAFSKAIAPQFEYNQFTKDFFADPNNKGKTRQDAIQAWNTIKQLPGSNKYQQ, from the coding sequence ATGAGACCACAACTAACTAAAGATATAAACATAGAAAAATTTAAACAGTATTATTGGTTAAAGGAAGAGCTCCAAGCGTTTTGTAGAGAGCACCTTATAAGCCCAGCCGGTTCGAAAGGAGAAATTGCTAATCGAATAGAGGTATTCCTTCACTCAGGAGAAATACTCCAGCCAGTCAGAAGAGCTAAAATCTCTAAAGTAGATGAACCACTTTCTTTGGATACTGTTATAACAGAAGGACATCGGTGTAGCCAACAAGTAAGGGCATTTTTTCAGGAAGCTATAGGACCGAAATTTCATTTCTCTACTTATATTCAAAATTATTTTAAAAACAATATAGGAAATACATATCGGGATGCAGTGAACGCTTGGATGGAGGAGGAAGAACGTAAGAGAGATCCGGCTTTCTCGAAAGCGATTGCACCTCAATTTGAATATAACCAATTCACGAAAGATTTCTTTGCAGATCCTAACAATAAAGGGAAGACACGTCAGGATGCTATTCAAGCATGGAATACTATTAAGCAGCTACCAGGAAGTAATAAATATCAACAATAA
- a CDS encoding hemolysin III family protein produces the protein MSNTHIFSKREELANAIIHGVGTLLSIAALVILIVSSVKYGDAWHVVSFTLFGASMVLLFTSSTLVHAFPAGRAKDFFEIMDHSSIYYLIAGSYTPLLFIVVKGPLGWTLFGIMWGLAIAGTVFKAYFVKRFLHTSTILYVVMGWLIVFAWKPLITNMSTEGLVLLALGGLLYTGGAIFYVWRGFPYHHAVWHVFVLVAAILVFFAIMTLLPIPA, from the coding sequence TTGAGTAATACACATATTTTTTCTAAACGAGAAGAGCTAGCAAATGCAATCATACATGGCGTTGGTACGCTTCTTAGTATAGCAGCACTTGTTATTTTGATTGTTTCATCCGTCAAGTATGGGGATGCATGGCATGTGGTGAGCTTCACACTGTTTGGAGCATCCATGGTGCTATTGTTTACGTCGTCGACCCTCGTACATGCTTTTCCGGCAGGGAGAGCTAAAGACTTTTTTGAAATCATGGACCACTCTTCTATTTATTATCTGATAGCAGGCTCCTACACACCACTTCTGTTTATAGTAGTAAAAGGGCCGCTTGGTTGGACGTTGTTTGGTATCATGTGGGGGCTAGCGATAGCAGGTACTGTGTTCAAAGCCTATTTTGTTAAGCGTTTTTTACATACCTCCACGATTCTATATGTAGTGATGGGCTGGCTAATAGTATTTGCATGGAAGCCCCTAATCACGAACATGTCTACAGAGGGCCTTGTTTTACTAGCACTTGGTGGCTTGCTATATACCGGAGGAGCAATCTTTTACGTGTGGAGAGGCTTTCCATATCATCACGCAGTATGGCATGTATTTGTTCTTGTAGCTGCTATTTTAGTTTTCTTCGCTATCATGACACTATTGCCTATTCCTGCATAA
- a CDS encoding NRDE family protein yields MCLVNFQFQVHPNYPLIVVANRDEFYERPTEPAHFWEDHPTILAGRDLLQMGTWLGVSKAGRFAALTNFRDPQLKPGHLSRGDIVRDFLIGHQDPLDFIEELKKSRDSYGGYNIVIGDSHQLFHYNNILDEMNEVSPGTHSLSNHTLNTPWPKVEKGKQRLDEYLLLDNIEVEPLFKLLKDEEVAQDSELPDTGVGIELERSLSPLFIKMPNYGTRSSTVLLMDENQNITFAERTYYKGKMHSEKFFEI; encoded by the coding sequence ATGTGTCTCGTTAATTTTCAATTTCAAGTGCATCCTAACTATCCCCTCATAGTTGTTGCCAATCGTGATGAGTTTTATGAGCGTCCAACTGAGCCGGCTCATTTTTGGGAAGACCATCCAACTATACTTGCAGGACGTGATTTACTGCAAATGGGTACATGGCTTGGAGTTTCTAAAGCTGGTCGCTTTGCTGCGTTGACAAACTTTCGTGATCCACAGCTTAAGCCCGGTCATCTTTCTCGTGGAGATATTGTTCGAGACTTTTTGATCGGACATCAAGACCCACTAGACTTTATCGAGGAATTAAAGAAAAGTAGAGACAGCTATGGCGGCTATAATATTGTCATTGGGGATAGTCATCAATTGTTCCACTATAACAACATCCTGGATGAAATGAATGAAGTTTCACCTGGTACACATAGCTTAAGCAACCACACCTTGAACACCCCTTGGCCTAAAGTGGAGAAAGGAAAGCAGAGATTAGATGAATATCTTCTATTAGATAACATAGAGGTAGAGCCTCTATTTAAGCTGTTAAAAGACGAAGAAGTAGCACAGGATTCTGAGCTTCCGGATACTGGTGTGGGAATAGAGCTTGAACGCAGCCTATCTCCTCTTTTTATCAAAATGCCAAACTACGGTACACGCTCCTCGACTGTTTTGCTAATGGACGAAAACCAAAACATTACTTTTGCAGAACGCACCTATTATAAAGGTAAAATGCATTCTGAGAAATTTTTTGAAATATAA
- a CDS encoding T7SS effector LXG polymorphic toxin, with protein sequence MKTLDVNLLQDGLQRNMAMLERLETEVSNISDSIKGLVAMEEALKGAGGSAIRNFYSEVHLPFLHFFFVFTERFKQQLQHIETALTSLEPDTAGHILEQFLEGELEQGLTQIGTLTERFTNDANSIMETVSDIVALPPLDDSEVQEGVRNSKQKRDNTITDLHQFDTSQTTSLSTVEQNLQELGLWIVLMEGMFGAGVKVTSFQSSQWKAITFGSGIRTELFPKVYLDPNNLWVEEYEELIGTTINSDTFETLEGMKVSLIEENVGENIKYHAYANGLIIKETMDGGKSSYEVVSEVIYKENDQADEPQENKVLDGIQLGLDILGLIPVVGEVADGVNGIIYTARGDMLNAGLSFGSMIPFVGWGTTGARFAIKGGRAIEDARDVNRVTENVKPGSQGMDDTTSYFRVQGGEMPNASQVRIQVDNNGRMIIPNKDANLNVSAGTREHAEYFLEKRGAGAEIVEIEVPRWFDDFVQESAIPQFRYKNNPLNQGGTAPKVVDPSTPGTSFEFPSPWIEWLEEYGKIKK encoded by the coding sequence ATGAAAACGTTAGATGTCAACCTACTTCAAGATGGTCTACAACGCAATATGGCTATGCTGGAACGTCTAGAAACGGAAGTAAGTAATATTAGTGATTCTATTAAGGGACTTGTTGCAATGGAGGAAGCATTGAAGGGCGCTGGAGGCAGTGCAATTCGAAATTTCTACTCGGAAGTTCATCTACCATTCCTTCATTTCTTCTTTGTGTTCACAGAAAGATTCAAGCAGCAGCTCCAACATATAGAGACAGCACTCACATCGTTAGAGCCGGATACTGCTGGTCACATCCTTGAACAGTTTTTAGAAGGAGAATTGGAGCAGGGACTTACCCAGATTGGTACTTTAACTGAAAGATTCACCAACGATGCAAACAGTATTATGGAGACCGTCAGTGATATCGTTGCTTTACCACCGCTAGATGATAGTGAGGTACAAGAGGGAGTTCGAAATTCCAAACAGAAACGTGACAACACAATTACAGATCTACATCAATTTGATACTTCCCAAACTACATCATTAAGCACCGTTGAACAGAATCTACAAGAGTTAGGCTTATGGATAGTACTTATGGAAGGAATGTTTGGGGCAGGGGTAAAGGTCACTTCTTTCCAGTCCAGTCAATGGAAAGCCATAACTTTCGGTAGTGGGATTAGAACAGAACTCTTTCCTAAAGTATACTTAGACCCTAACAATCTATGGGTAGAAGAATATGAAGAGTTAATTGGAACAACAATCAATTCGGATACTTTTGAGACCCTTGAAGGGATGAAAGTCTCGCTAATTGAAGAAAACGTGGGAGAAAATATAAAGTACCATGCGTACGCAAATGGTTTAATCATTAAAGAAACAATGGATGGTGGAAAATCTAGCTATGAAGTTGTCTCCGAAGTAATATATAAAGAAAACGATCAAGCCGATGAACCGCAGGAAAATAAAGTCCTCGATGGTATTCAGTTGGGATTAGATATATTAGGACTGATACCAGTTGTGGGAGAAGTAGCGGATGGTGTAAACGGGATAATCTATACCGCTAGAGGAGATATGCTAAATGCAGGACTTTCCTTTGGATCGATGATTCCATTCGTGGGTTGGGGCACTACTGGAGCTAGATTTGCAATAAAAGGAGGCCGAGCAATAGAAGATGCTCGAGACGTCAATCGAGTTACGGAAAATGTTAAACCGGGATCTCAGGGGATGGACGACACTACATCATACTTTAGGGTTCAAGGTGGAGAAATGCCAAATGCAAGCCAAGTAAGGATTCAAGTCGACAATAATGGAAGAATGATCATTCCTAACAAGGATGCAAACTTAAACGTTAGCGCAGGGACTAGGGAACATGCCGAATATTTCTTGGAGAAAAGAGGCGCTGGTGCTGAAATTGTAGAGATTGAAGTGCCAAGATGGTTTGACGATTTTGTGCAAGAAAGCGCAATACCACAGTTTAGATATAAAAACAATCCACTTAATCAGGGAGGGACAGCACCAAAAGTGGTTGACCCTAGTACACCGGGAACATCATTTGAATTTCCCTCACCATGGATTGAGTGGCTTGAGGAATATGGTAAGATAAAGAAATAA
- a CDS encoding cold-shock protein, with the protein MTQGTVKWFNAEKGFGFIEVEGGSDVFAHFSAIQGDGFKSLDEGQKVEFDIEEGNRGPQAVNIVKL; encoded by the coding sequence ATGACACAAGGTACAGTAAAATGGTTTAACGCAGAAAAAGGTTTTGGATTTATCGAGGTTGAAGGTGGAAGCGACGTATTCGCTCATTTCTCAGCTATCCAAGGTGACGGATTCAAATCTCTTGACGAAGGTCAAAAAGTTGAATTTGATATCGAAGAAGGTAACCGCGGACCACAAGCAGTTAACATCGTAAAACTTTAA
- a CDS encoding CoA pyrophosphatase, whose amino-acid sequence MFLEDLTKKLQHSQPLFIGEETALRSAILLPLVQVEGEWHMLFEVRSLTMRKQPGDISFPGGRIDTTDASPLEAAIRETHEELGIDPTSIKILGQLSPYIASSSFVVYPFVATIDHHQIKSFNKQEVEEVFTIPISWLLDYEPYMHTVSVQPMPPMDFPYEKIFNGDKYQWRPRDIEEWFYDYKNYTIWGLTARVLKHFVETIRSINR is encoded by the coding sequence ATGTTCTTAGAGGATCTAACAAAAAAACTACAGCATAGCCAGCCACTATTTATTGGGGAGGAAACAGCTCTGCGCTCAGCTATTCTCCTTCCACTTGTGCAAGTGGAAGGAGAATGGCATATGTTGTTTGAGGTGCGTTCCTTAACGATGCGAAAACAGCCCGGAGATATTAGTTTTCCAGGCGGTCGTATCGACACTACAGATGCATCTCCATTGGAAGCTGCAATAAGAGAAACACATGAAGAGTTAGGAATAGACCCGACATCTATAAAAATTCTTGGTCAATTGAGCCCTTATATTGCTTCTTCATCTTTCGTAGTCTATCCGTTTGTGGCGACCATTGATCATCACCAAATCAAAAGTTTCAACAAACAAGAGGTTGAAGAAGTATTTACGATACCAATTAGCTGGCTCTTAGATTATGAGCCTTATATGCACACTGTCTCTGTTCAACCTATGCCACCGATGGACTTTCCTTATGAAAAGATATTTAATGGGGACAAATATCAATGGAGACCTAGAGACATTGAGGAATGGTTTTATGATTATAAAAACTATACAATTTGGGGATTAACTGCACGAGTGTTAAAGCATTTTGTGGAAACAATCAGAAGTATTAATAGATAA
- a CDS encoding T7SS effector LXG polymorphic toxin, with amino-acid sequence MKILDVDLLQDGLQRNIAMLERLQNEVGNIQNTVKELVAMEEVLKGAGGSAIRGFYSDVHLPFLHFFLVFSDSYKQKLQQIEAALLSLEPDTAGYILEQFLEGELEQGLTLIANITERLTNEANSIMDTVSDIVALPHLNDSEVQEGVQNSKKKRDDTVLQLHEFDSSQTTSLTTVEADIQTMGNWLVDMEGMFTSGVKDITFQPSQWNAITFGSEIRTELFPKVYLEPHKLWVDERDKIIGTMITAKTFQALELKRMITIDENVGENIQYHQYANGLLIKEYSENGTVYYEIVSKVEYKEEAVQVEPPKENKLLDGFQFVLDLAGLIPGIGEIADGLNGVIYYARGDKLNAGLSFAAMVPFLGWGSTGTKIVNKGRNFFQPKNVLNDEIVESVSTSVYRDMVNSPLIGSQSQLNLFTSLQNRTPYTNNSPFMFNMPTSKTPSGGVHPEIQNPNVANKTPDLDGNGANTNKGQASAVQPPSKGNTPEAKSAVASPTKGNPNEQIQDLPKVVGGNGDHINLSSTTIPNKSTKTVTTPTAKANNPAPVNSGKANVKSETPNSNILAKPKVVGGNGDYTVPPKNTKTINTPSAKVDTTPTNKSIDSNVNSDVKSVDVETKGTNKPVNSYLKNINEFLLKNKEFDEVLDDYATAYAEKVNSNVPWKWRNIPGGDTLTQKQLKLIRERAKELGEVLDVPMKPRTKYPDFEKADLIIKIDEKAVVIMLPKEYWKKTDPEQFSWLDSKIFGGKRPPGTTWHHSEIDGRMELVPFGIHNSVYHSGGRVQVDGHMEKDKKLGGEKNESRYEYHCLTVANGWIAGRGRT; translated from the coding sequence ATGAAAATACTAGACGTAGACTTACTTCAAGATGGATTGCAACGTAATATAGCTATGCTGGAACGTTTGCAAAATGAAGTGGGGAATATTCAAAACACAGTTAAAGAACTAGTAGCAATGGAGGAGGTATTGAAAGGGGCTGGAGGTAGTGCAATCCGAGGCTTTTACTCGGATGTTCATTTACCTTTCCTTCATTTTTTCCTTGTTTTCTCCGATAGTTACAAGCAAAAGCTCCAACAAATTGAAGCTGCTCTTTTGTCGTTAGAACCAGATACGGCAGGGTATATCCTTGAGCAATTCTTAGAGGGAGAGTTGGAACAGGGACTGACGCTGATTGCCAACATAACGGAAAGACTTACAAACGAAGCAAACAGTATCATGGATACAGTAAGTGATATCGTTGCGCTACCTCATCTTAATGATAGTGAAGTACAAGAAGGAGTTCAAAATTCTAAAAAGAAACGTGACGACACGGTTTTACAGCTGCATGAATTCGATAGCTCTCAAACCACATCACTAACCACAGTCGAAGCAGATATTCAAACGATGGGCAATTGGCTTGTGGATATGGAGGGAATGTTTACATCAGGGGTAAAGGACATTACTTTCCAGCCGAGTCAGTGGAATGCAATTACGTTTGGAAGCGAGATTCGGACAGAGCTATTCCCGAAGGTATATTTAGAGCCTCATAAACTATGGGTAGATGAAAGAGACAAAATAATCGGCACGATGATCACTGCCAAAACCTTTCAAGCGCTAGAGCTGAAAAGGATGATTACAATTGATGAAAACGTGGGAGAGAATATCCAATACCATCAATATGCAAATGGTCTACTTATCAAAGAATACTCGGAAAACGGGACAGTATACTACGAAATCGTTTCTAAAGTAGAATACAAGGAAGAAGCAGTCCAAGTGGAGCCACCAAAAGAAAATAAACTGTTGGATGGTTTTCAATTTGTATTAGATCTAGCAGGGTTAATACCAGGAATCGGAGAAATAGCCGATGGTTTAAACGGAGTAATCTATTATGCTAGAGGAGATAAGTTAAACGCAGGTCTTTCCTTTGCAGCAATGGTTCCATTTTTAGGCTGGGGAAGTACCGGGACTAAAATTGTAAATAAAGGACGTAATTTTTTTCAGCCCAAAAATGTCCTAAACGATGAGATAGTAGAATCAGTGTCTACTTCCGTTTATCGTGATATGGTGAATAGTCCACTGATTGGTTCGCAGTCGCAATTAAATCTGTTTACTAGCTTACAGAATCGGACACCGTATACCAATAATAGTCCATTCATGTTCAACATGCCAACATCTAAAACTCCCAGTGGCGGTGTTCATCCAGAGATCCAGAACCCGAACGTTGCCAATAAGACTCCCGATTTGGACGGCAATGGAGCGAATACAAATAAAGGACAAGCATCTGCAGTCCAGCCGCCATCTAAAGGGAATACACCTGAAGCCAAAAGTGCGGTTGCCAGCCCTACTAAGGGGAATCCAAATGAGCAGATACAGGATCTGCCGAAGGTCGTTGGTGGCAATGGAGATCACATAAACCTTAGCAGTACTACGATACCAAATAAATCTACTAAAACAGTCACTACTCCAACGGCAAAAGCGAACAACCCAGCCCCAGTTAATAGTGGAAAAGCAAATGTGAAATCAGAGACACCAAATTCGAATATACTGGCTAAGCCAAAAGTTGTTGGAGGAAATGGAGATTACACAGTTCCTCCTAAAAATACGAAGACAATAAATACGCCATCTGCAAAAGTGGATACTACACCAACAAATAAAAGTATTGATAGTAATGTTAATTCAGATGTAAAGAGTGTGGATGTTGAGACTAAGGGTACGAATAAACCAGTAAATTCGTATTTAAAAAATATTAATGAGTTTTTATTGAAAAATAAGGAATTTGATGAGGTTTTAGATGATTATGCTACTGCTTATGCAGAAAAGGTAAATTCAAATGTTCCTTGGAAGTGGAGGAACATTCCAGGAGGGGATACACTAACGCAAAAACAATTAAAATTGATTAGAGAACGGGCAAAAGAGCTGGGAGAGGTACTCGATGTTCCTATGAAACCAAGAACAAAATATCCAGACTTCGAAAAAGCTGATTTAATTATAAAGATAGATGAAAAAGCAGTCGTTATTATGTTACCAAAAGAATATTGGAAGAAAACAGACCCAGAACAATTTAGTTGGCTTGATTCAAAAATCTTTGGTGGAAAACGTCCACCAGGGACAACTTGGCATCATTCTGAAATTGACGGTAGAATGGAATTAGTTCCTTTTGGAATACATAATTCAGTTTATCATTCAGGAGGAAGGGTCCAGGTGGATGGGCACATGGAAAAAGATAAAAAACTAGGAGGGGAAAAAAATGAAAGTAGATACGAATACCATTGTCTCACCGTTGCCAACGGATGGATTGCTGGACGTGGTCGAACATAG
- a CDS encoding MBL fold metallo-hydrolase: protein MLFKKQFDVSTKSGVIMANGKVSFQGVRLNVHCFVVDGVLIDTGSQSLENELKPFLKQQEVEKVMITHHHEDHTGCAAYLQELGKPIYMKEHFIDHCQKKADYPLYRKLFWGKRQPFKANPLGDTFTSKNATWDVIPTPGHAKDHVAFLNKQTGQLFTGDLYCQERTKIILREESIPTIIESLQRVLTYDFGDVYCCHAGYLEKGRRYLERKLHYLLEMQQKILQLHAEGKSEKEITSIIFPKKYSINRFSLGEWSSFHIIRSVINER, encoded by the coding sequence ATGCTTTTCAAAAAACAATTCGATGTTTCGACTAAAAGTGGGGTAATAATGGCGAATGGAAAGGTGTCTTTTCAAGGCGTGAGGTTAAATGTACATTGTTTCGTGGTAGATGGTGTCCTCATTGATACGGGATCACAGTCACTAGAGAACGAGCTCAAACCTTTCTTGAAGCAGCAAGAGGTGGAGAAGGTCATGATTACTCACCATCATGAGGACCATACTGGCTGTGCTGCTTATTTGCAGGAGCTGGGAAAACCCATTTATATGAAAGAACATTTTATAGATCACTGTCAAAAGAAAGCAGACTATCCGCTTTACCGTAAGCTTTTTTGGGGAAAGAGACAGCCATTTAAAGCTAATCCGTTAGGCGATACATTTACCTCTAAAAATGCTACTTGGGATGTTATCCCTACACCTGGTCATGCCAAGGATCATGTAGCCTTTCTCAATAAACAAACGGGTCAATTGTTTACAGGTGACCTTTATTGCCAAGAACGAACAAAGATTATACTTCGAGAAGAAAGTATTCCAACCATCATAGAATCCCTTCAACGGGTCCTCACCTATGATTTTGGGGATGTCTACTGCTGTCATGCAGGGTATTTAGAAAAGGGAAGAAGATACTTAGAGAGAAAGTTACATTATTTATTAGAGATGCAGCAAAAGATTTTGCAGCTTCACGCCGAGGGGAAAAGTGAAAAAGAGATTACCAGTATTATTTTTCCAAAGAAATATTCTATTAATCGGTTTTCTCTGGGTGAGTGGAGCTCCTTTCATATCATCCGGTCGGTTATTAACGAGCGGTAG
- a CDS encoding YrhA family protein, translating to MWREQVRQISQIRGEKLNLPTNKNELSRFRKSVEEKFGEDILPQQYYEFLQTINGFEFNGLIVYGIDPNFLDSIPLNQVDSFFDANEVWEAIKEEDELIFFGDSDIAWYCYNISKKEFVELDKPSGEHMETFNDFNHMLESALSSALS from the coding sequence ATGTGGAGAGAGCAAGTTAGGCAGATTTCTCAAATAAGAGGGGAAAAACTCAATTTACCTACGAATAAAAATGAGTTATCAAGATTTCGTAAATCTGTAGAGGAAAAATTTGGTGAAGATATTTTGCCACAGCAATATTATGAATTTTTACAAACGATAAATGGATTTGAATTTAATGGACTTATAGTTTATGGAATTGACCCAAATTTTTTGGATTCTATACCACTAAATCAGGTGGATAGTTTTTTCGATGCCAATGAAGTATGGGAAGCGATTAAAGAGGAAGATGAGCTAATTTTTTTTGGAGATTCAGATATAGCCTGGTATTGTTATAATATTTCTAAAAAAGAATTTGTGGAACTAGATAAACCTTCAGGTGAGCACATGGAAACTTTTAATGATTTTAATCATATGCTGGAATCTGCTTTATCTTCGGCACTTAGCTAG
- a CDS encoding SMI1/KNR4 family protein — translation MSILPERLDEVLGEEIYKREDSNLVQDALIRLGVNASDTFQKFYIQYAGPFWEEHVPFELLDIAYEENNIESYTLISRKDHGFPKQYLVLCEMSANAILVLDTDQ, via the coding sequence ATGAGCATATTGCCTGAGAGGCTAGACGAAGTTCTAGGAGAAGAAATATATAAACGTGAAGATAGCAATCTAGTACAGGATGCTTTAATAAGGCTAGGTGTAAACGCATCGGATACTTTCCAAAAATTTTATATCCAGTATGCAGGACCTTTTTGGGAAGAACATGTACCCTTTGAATTACTAGATATAGCATATGAAGAAAACAATATTGAATCATACACACTCATTTCTAGAAAAGATCATGGTTTTCCGAAGCAATATCTGGTTTTATGTGAAATGTCAGCAAATGCTATATTAGTACTGGATACTGATCAATAA
- a CDS encoding SEC-C metal-binding domain-containing protein codes for MKAYILKLSFEHVDPKVWRRVILPADATFNRLHETIQYVTNFRSTMEAYHSFGIATNDKYITNNETILHEYKGKKYEGREVKQPTRIKIDSYLQEQGHLIYNYDFGDDWRIHVELEETVEDYYFGFPTILEGEGTAPPEDVGGPPGFEEFKKIMDNPNHPDYLHMFGWAEQQGYKPFDIDRTNDLLKFVKYKKTEWDKIDHDNYLVLSDKYRGVKSSPQGEIEDKETVLKYVVACTNLYGVIVFPKFLEIYNAQNNKALTRNELLSFVDNSLESLQNQSVRVEKDEFIHTTIRPNDYKIIKDNANGKPYYIPAKEELLRYADANYYEATIYQEKLASMMQKDFFGGSSLMIKENMDQLIREMQTVGSSINMVAQQFAVRHQIQDQELFNKYVQAIAFVSVTTRLWINRGHTPHEITLMEQPDLKTASTKAETTRTDTKVGRNDPCPCGSGKKYKKCCGK; via the coding sequence TTGAAAGCTTATATTTTAAAATTATCATTTGAGCACGTAGATCCGAAGGTGTGGAGACGGGTTATTCTGCCGGCAGATGCGACATTTAATAGACTTCATGAGACCATTCAATACGTGACAAATTTCCGAAGCACGATGGAAGCTTATCATTCCTTTGGAATAGCAACAAACGATAAATACATTACGAATAATGAAACGATCTTACATGAGTATAAAGGAAAGAAGTACGAGGGTAGAGAGGTTAAACAGCCAACCCGTATCAAGATTGACTCGTATCTTCAGGAACAGGGTCACCTCATTTATAACTACGACTTCGGAGACGATTGGCGTATTCATGTAGAGTTAGAAGAGACAGTTGAGGATTACTATTTTGGTTTTCCTACTATATTAGAGGGAGAAGGAACTGCCCCACCCGAAGATGTCGGTGGTCCCCCAGGGTTTGAAGAGTTTAAAAAAATTATGGATAATCCAAATCATCCTGATTACTTACATATGTTTGGATGGGCAGAGCAACAGGGGTATAAACCATTTGATATAGACAGAACAAATGACTTGTTAAAATTTGTGAAATACAAAAAAACAGAATGGGACAAAATCGACCATGATAACTATCTTGTTCTTTCGGATAAGTATCGAGGTGTGAAATCCAGCCCACAAGGTGAGATAGAAGATAAGGAAACGGTATTAAAATATGTAGTTGCTTGTACCAACCTTTACGGGGTCATTGTTTTCCCTAAATTTCTAGAGATTTATAATGCACAAAACAATAAAGCATTGACGAGAAATGAATTATTGTCATTTGTAGATAATTCTTTGGAATCGCTACAAAATCAATCTGTACGTGTGGAAAAAGATGAATTCATACATACAACGATACGTCCCAATGACTATAAAATCATAAAGGATAATGCGAACGGGAAGCCTTATTATATCCCGGCAAAGGAAGAGCTTCTGCGCTATGCGGATGCGAACTATTATGAAGCAACAATCTATCAAGAAAAGCTTGCTTCCATGATGCAAAAGGATTTCTTTGGTGGCAGCTCCTTAATGATTAAAGAAAACATGGATCAACTAATCCGTGAGATGCAAACAGTTGGCAGCAGTATTAATATGGTTGCCCAGCAATTTGCGGTGCGTCATCAAATACAAGATCAAGAACTTTTTAATAAGTATGTACAGGCAATTGCCTTCGTATCTGTAACAACTCGCCTTTGGATCAATAGAGGACATACGCCTCACGAGATCACATTGATGGAGCAGCCAGACCTAAAAACAGCCTCAACTAAAGCAGAGACTACAAGAACTGATACAAAGGTTGGCCGAAATGACCCTTGTCCTTGTGGCAGTGGTAAAAAGTATAAAAAATGCTGTGGTAAATAA
- a CDS encoding SMI1/KNR4 family protein codes for MKVDTNTIVSPLPTDGLLDVVEHSLRVTFPEPYREFIKKNNGAVPITNIFSSNENNYIIERFLCILEESESDEINGWYDIEVTITQIGERLTDDEDLIGMNVVPIAALFTGDFVCLDYSNRENPTVVVWYHEESEEFSPVTKTVAQDISEFFTMFKE; via the coding sequence ATGAAAGTAGATACGAATACCATTGTCTCACCGTTGCCAACGGATGGATTGCTGGACGTGGTCGAACATAGTTTAAGGGTTACATTTCCTGAACCATATAGAGAGTTTATAAAAAAAAATAATGGAGCTGTGCCAATTACAAACATCTTTTCTTCCAATGAAAATAATTATATTATTGAAAGGTTTCTCTGCATCCTTGAAGAAAGTGAATCTGATGAAATCAATGGGTGGTATGATATTGAAGTTACAATTACACAAATTGGTGAAAGGTTAACTGACGATGAAGACTTAATAGGAATGAATGTGGTTCCAATTGCAGCACTCTTTACAGGAGATTTTGTTTGTTTAGATTATAGCAACAGGGAAAATCCAACTGTGGTTGTTTGGTACCACGAAGAGTCTGAAGAATTTTCACCCGTAACTAAAACAGTTGCCCAAGATATATCTGAATTTTTCACGATGTTTAAAGAGTAG